The genomic DNA TTCAGGCCTTGCTATTTATATGTCGGCTGAAACTGTCTATCTCATTGATTTGTGGTATGATTTCTCCTTTCGTGAGTAGTCAGCGACATCAGAAAGTAGCCAGTGGAACAACCGCTAAGGCTCGATAAGAAGGATAGCGAATTAGATGGGTGAACTAGCCAAAGAAATTCTTCACATCAATATTGAAGAAGAATTAAAACAATCATACTTAGATTACGCCATGAGCGTTATTGTTGGGCGTGCATTGCCCGATGTACGAGACGGTCTTAAGCCCGTACATAGGCGTGTGTTGTTCGCCATGAATGTATTAAACAACGATTGGAATAAGCCGTATAAAAAATCGGCGCGTGTTGTTGGTGATGTAATCGGTAAGTATCACCCACATGGTGATTCAGCTGTTTACGACACTATCGTACGTATGGCACAGCCTTTCTCTATGCGCTATACCCTGGTCGATGGTCAAGGTAACTTCGGTTCGATCGATGGCGACTCTGCCGCCGCCATGCGTTATACCGAAATTCGTATGGAAAAACTGTCTCATTCGCTTTTGGCCGATCTTGAAAAAGAAACGGTCGACTATGTCGAAAACTATGACGGTACTGAATTAATCCCCGAAGTACTGCCTACACGAATCCCTAATTTATTGGTAAACGGTTCTTCAGGTATTGCGGTAGGCATGGCCACCAACATTCCCCCGCACAACTTGAATGAAGTCGTCGATGGCGCATTAGCCCTTATAGATAACCCTGAGATAGATATCGACGGTTTAATGGAATACATTCCTGGCCCCGATTTCCCAACAGGTGCCTATATTAATGGTCGTAAAGGTATTGTCGAAGCCTATCGCACCGGCCGTGGCCGCATATACATGCGAGCTAAGGCTGATGTCGTAGTCGATGAAAAGTCTGGCCGTGAAAGCATTATCGTTCATGAAATTCCGTATCAGGTGAACAAAGCGCGTTTGGTTGAAAAAATTGCCGAACTCGTGAAAGAAAAGAAAATTGAAGGCATTGCCGAGCTGCGCGATGAATCCGATAAAGACGGTTTACGTATCGCGATAGACCTAAAACGTGGCGAATCGGGCGATGTACTATTAAATAACTTATACGCTCAAACGCAGCTTGAAACGGTATTTGGTATCAATACCGTTGCGCTAGTTGATGGCCAGCCTAAGGTCCTAAATCTTAAGCAATTGCTTGAAGCATTTGTTCGCCATCGTCGTGAAGTTGTTACGCGTCGTACGATTTTTGACCTTCGTAAAGCTCGTCAGCGTGGTCATATTTTAGAAGGCTTGGCTATTTCATTGGCTAACATTGATGAAATGATCGAGCTTATTCGTACCTCTGCAACCGGTGCTGAAGCGAAAGAACGCATGTTGGCGCGATCTTGGGCATTAGGTGATGTATCGGCTATGTTGGAGCGTGCAGGTGCTGATGTTTGTCGCCCTGAGGAGCTCGAAGAACAGTATGGCGTGCGCGATGAGCGTTATCACCTGTCTCCTGAGCAGGCCCAGCAAATTCTCGACATGCGACTGCAGAAGTTAACGGGCTTGGAACATGACAAGCTGATCGGTGAATATAAGGCCATTATCGACGATATTGGTGAATATTTGCGTATTTTGAACAGCTATGAGCGACTCATGGAGATTATTCGTGAAGAGCTTGAGCAAGTTAAAGCCGATTTTGGTGACGAGCGTAAAACTGAAATTCTTACCTCCCGTTTAGATTTGTCGATGGAAGATTTAATCACCGAAGAAGATATGGTGGTGACAATCTCTCATGCCGGTTATGCGAAAACTCAGCGGTTAACCGAATATGAAGCCCAAAAGCGCGGTGGTAAAGGGCGTTCTGCATCAGCGTTGAAAGATGAAGACTTTATTGAGCACCTATTGGTTACCAGCACCCACGCCACCATTTTATGCTTCTCTAACTTTGGTAAGGTTTACTGGTTGCGAGTATTTGAGATTCCGCAAGCCAGCCGTGCCGCGAAAGGCCGGCCAATGGTGAACTTGCTGCCGCTAGACGCGGAAGAGCGTGTAACAGCCATTTTGCCGATTCGTGAATACGATGCTGATCACTTTATTTTTATGGCGACAGCAAGCGGTACAGTTAAGAAAACTTCATTAGATGCCTTCTCTCGCCCTCGTAGCAGCGGATTAATTGCGCTTTCTCTGGATGAAGGTGATCACTTAGTAGGCGTTGCACTTACCGACGGTGAGCGTGAAGTTATGTTGCTTTCTGATGCCGGTAAAGTTGTTCGCTTTAAAGAAGAAAACGTACGAGCCATGGGGCGAACAGCCCGAGGTGTTCGGGGTATTTCACTAGAAAAAGATCAGCAAGTAATTTCGTTAATCGTACCTGAAGAAAACGGAACGGTATTAACGGCCTCTATGCGTGGCTACGGTAAGCGAACCAGTGTTGAGGAGTTTCCAACGAAAGGCCGTGGCACTAAAGGCGTCATTGCAATGGTCACTAGTGAGCGTAACGGTGCATTAGTAGGCGCGAAACAAGTGTTCGATGGCGACGAAGTGATGTTGATCAGTAATAAGGGCACTCTGGTACGTACCGGTGTGGACCAAATCTCTGTGTTAGGACGAAATACGCAAGGCGTTCGTTTGATCAGAGTAGCTGAAGATGAAGCACTTGTGAGTATTGAGCGCATTGAAGAGCCCGAAGAAATTGAAACCCTAGTTTCTGATGGCGATTCAGGTGAAGCGGCCGACGCTGCTCCTTCGCAAGAAGGTTCAGACGAGCCTAGTGATTCAGACGAAAGCTAAGTTCGTATAACATTAAGCGGGCAATGTCGTTAACCTATTGCCCGCTGAGTGCGTTTTTCGACCCAGCCAATGATTATGCAGCCAGTGCAATGCTAAGTTGCAAACAATGGGCATTGATCAATACTCCAGTTTCACCAACAATGCTGTTAGATACCCCATTTATACCATTTATCGAGAATGCTTATGTCTGACAAACCTGAATCCTTAACTCAAGCCGATGAATCTGCATTAATGCAGCTTAGAGAAGAAATTGATCGGCTAGATACTGAAATATTAGCCCTAATATCAAAGCGCGCCAATTGTGCTATGAAAGTCGCCGAAGTGAAGATGAAGGCCTCCGGCAATGCTGGAGCTGTGTTTTATCGCCCTGAGCGAGAGGCGCAGGTATTAACCAGTGTAATGGATCGAAACCCTGGGCCGCTTGGTAATGAAGACATGGCTAAGTTATTTCGAGAGATTATGTCGGCCTGTTTGGCACTCGAAAAGCCTATGGAGGTTGCTTATTTGGGGCCAGAAGGCACCTTTACTCAACAAGCTGCCTTGAAGCATTTTGGGCAATGGGTAAAAACCAAGCCGATGCCCGCCATTGATGAGGTTTTCCGAGAAGTTGAAGCCGGCGCTTGCAACTATGGCGTAGTGCCGGTTGAGAATTCTAGCGAAGGTATTGTGAATCATACTCTTGATACCTTCATTACATCCAACATTAAAATTTGCGGCGAAGTTGAGTTACGAATTCACCATCACTTGTTAGCGGGTCCTAATACGAAGCACGATAAAATTTCACGTATATACAGTCACCAGCAAAGTTTGGCTCAATGTCGTAAGTGGCTAGACGCTCATATGCCACATGCTGAGCGTATTGCTGTTAGCAGTAATGCCGAAGCGGCAAAGCGCGTGCAAGGTGAGTGGAATTCTGCGGCCATTGCAGGCGAGCTGGCGGCCAGTTTATATGATTTGGAGATTGTGGAATCAAAAATTGAAGACTCACCCGATAACTCAACCCGATTCTTAATTATTGGCACCGAGCAAGTTGGACCTTCGAGCGAAGATAAGACCTCGCTGGTGGTTTCTATGCGTAACGAGCCAGGAGCCCTGTACCACTTATTGAAGCCTTTCAATGAATTCGGTGTTGATATGACGCGATTAGAAACCCGTCCTTCAATGACTGGAAATTGGACCTACGTATTCTTCATCGATTTCGCAGGCCATTGCGAAGATGAATCGGCCATTAAGGTTATTAATGCTATTCGAGAAACGGCTGTCGATGTCAAAGTACTTGGCTCTTATCCTAAGGGCGTGTTGTAAGTGAGTACTTCTAAACCGTCGGTATTGATTATTGGCTTGGGTCTAATAGGCGCTTCTTTCGGGAAAGCGCTAAAAGCAACTGAGTCGGCCAGAGTTTTGGGGGCGGATCAACAAGTCGAAGTGCCTAAAATTGCGTTGGATTCGGGGGTGATAGATGAGGTGGTTGACCAGTTCTCAAATCTAGAGCAAGTGGATGTCATTGTTTTGGCTGTCCCCGTTAAAGCCATTGGTGCGGTGTTAAAGCAAATTAAGCATTTAATACCCCGCGCAAAAGTGCTAACCGATGTGGGCAGTGTGAAGGGCGCGGTTGTAAAGCAAGTCGAAGCTGAATTAGGCGCAATACCGAGTTGTTTTGTTCCTGGTCATCCAATAGCCGGTGCTGAGAAAAGTGGCGTTAAGGCGGCTAATCCGCATTTATTTGAAAAACATTTGCACATTCTTACGCCGTTAGAGCAAAGCAGTGCTGACGCAATTGCGCTCATTTCAAAATTGTGGACTGCGGTCGGTGCCGATGTTGTGACGATGCCTGTAGATAGACACGATGAAGTGTTGGCCGCCACAAGCCATTTGCCTCATTTGTTGGCTTTCTCTTTAGTAGATACTTTGGCGCGTGAATCGGATAATAGAGAAATATTTCGCTATGCAGCCGGTGGTTTTCGTGACTTTACGCGCATTGCCGCCTCGGATCCCACCATGTGGCACGATGTATTTTTGACCAATCAAGACGCAACGCTTAAAATCCTGCGCAAATTTCAATCCGACTTAGCCCTGTTAGAGCAGGCTATTGAATCATCGGATGGCGATGTTTTAAAAACCGTATTTCATCGCTCTAAATCAGCTCGAGATTACTTTACCCAAGTGCTTGAGCAACGCGAAAACGGGGTGGCGTTTTCTGCTATCACAGATTACACCCCATAATTACGAGGAAGTACCATGCAAGTAGATGCACCTGTCATTACCTTAGATGGCCCAGGAGGGGCGGGTAAGGGCACTGTAAGCACATTGTTGGCTGAACGACTAGGTTGGCATTTTTTAGACTCCGGTGCTTTGTATCGGCTAACCGCTTTAGCCGCCATGAATCATGGTATTGAGATGACCAATGAGGCCGGTTTAGCCGTAGTTGCAGAGCATTTAGATGTAACGTTTGTGCAGCAAGATGGGGAAACCGTCATCATGTTAGAAAACGACAACGTCACCGAAGCAATACGCACTGAAGAGGTGGGGACCAATGCCTCTAAAGTGGCTGCATTTAGCCGTGTACGCGATGCATTGTTAAAGCGCCAGCGAGCATTTGCTGTGCAGCCCGGGTTGGTTGCTGATGGGCGCGATATGGGGACGGTGGTATTTACCAAGGCGGGATTAAAAATCTTCATGACAGCGACCTCTCATGAGCGTGCTCGGCGTCGAGTTGCACAATTAACCGCTAAAGGCATCGAGGCTGACTTCGATCAAGTGAAAGCAGACATTGAAGAACGTGATGAGCGTGATATGAATCGAAAGACAGCACCGTTGGTGGCGGCCAGTGATGCTATTGAACTCGATACCACCGAAATGAGCATTGAAGCCGTGGTTCGGTTTATTGAGCAAGAGGCAAAAAACCGAGGCCTAGCTGATTAACTGAAAAAATAGCCCATTTGGGCTTATTTTTCGATTATCCGCACGATTAAGTTTAAAAACCTTCAAAACCATGAAAAAACCCTTGAAATACCACTAAAAAGCTTGGGTTTTTGCATTTCTTCCGTATAATACGCCCCCCTGAAATCAGATGATTTGTCCGATTCGTACTGCGAAAAAAGACACGTTAACTGGCCTCGAACGGCGGTTAGACCAGCAATTTCGACCGTTTGAGTTTTATTAATAGACCCGTGTTAGCTGGAATACGGAAAGTGTCGCGAATAAATTTATTGGCGACGTTTATAGTTTAGGAACTTAAATTAATGACTGAATCTTTTGCTGACCTCTTTGAAGAAAGCTTATTAACGATCGAAATGGAGCCAGGCTCTATTGTTACCGGTGTTGTTGTAGACATCGATTCTGACTGGGTTACTGTTCACGCAGGCCTTAAGTCTGAAGGCGTTATCCCACGCGTTCAATTTTTAAACGAAGCGGGCGAAATTGAAGTCGCTCTTGGCGACGAAGTTAAAGTTGCACTTGAAGCGGTTGAAGACGGCTTTGGTGATACTAAGCTTTCTCGTGAAAAAGCGAAGCGTGCTGAAGCTTGGTCTGAGCTTGAAGAAGCTTACGAAGCAAAAGAAGTAGTAACTGGTATCATTAACGGCAAGGTTAAGGGTGGTTTCACCGTTGACGTTAAGTCTGTTCGTGCATTCCTACCGGGTTCTTTGGTTGATATCCGTCCAGTGCGTGACACTTTGCACTTGGAAGGTAAAGAACTTGAATTTAAAGTTATTAAACTTGATCAACGTCGTAACAACGTAGTTGTATCTCGTCGTGCTGTTCTTGAAGCAAGCAACAGTGCAGAGCGTGAAGAATTACTAGAAAACCTACAAGAAGGTCAAGAAGTTAAGGGTATCGTTAAGAACCTAACCGATTACGGTGCTTTCGTTGACCTAGGTGGCGTAGACGGCCTATTGCACATCACTGACATGGCTTGGAAGCGCATTAAGCACCCAAGTGAAATTGTTCAGGTTGGCGATGAAATCGACGTTAAAGTATTGAAGTTCGATCGTGAGCGTAACCGTGTTTCTCTAGGTCTTAAGCAGCTAGGTGAAGATCCTTGGGTAGAAATCAAAGCTCGTTACCCAGAAGACGCTGTTGTAACAGCTCGTGTAACAAACCTAACTGATTACGGTTGTTTCGCAGAGTTAGAAGAAGGCGTTGAAGGTTTGGTTCACGTATCTGAAATGGATTGGACCAACAAGAACATTCACCCATCTAAAGTTGTTCAAGTTGGCGACGAGATTGAAGTGATGGTTCTTGATATCGACGAAGAGCGTCGTCGTATCTCTCTAGGTATTAAGCAAACTGTTGTTAACCCTTGGGAAGATTTCGGTAACCGTTTCAACAAGAACGACAAAGTATCTGGTAAGATCAAGTCTATCACTGACTTCGGTATCTTCATCGGTCTTGAAGGCGGCATCGACGGTTTGGTTCACCTTTCTGACATCAGCTGGAACGAGTCTGGTGAAGAAGCGGTACGTAAGTACAAGAAAGGCGAAGAGTTGGAAACAACGATCCTTTCTATCGATCCAGAGCGTGAGCGTATCTCTCTAGGCATCAAGCAGTTAGATATGGACCCATTCGCAGCGTACGCAGCTGAAAATGACAAAGGCACCATCGTTAAAGGTATTGTTAAAGAAGTAAGCGCTAAAGCAGCGATCATTACTTTAGAAGAAGATATCGAAGGAACGTTGAAGGCTTCTGAAATTTCACGTGATAAAGTTGAAGATGCAAGCAACGTATTAAACGAAGGTGATGAAGTTGAAGCTAAGATCGTTAGCATCGACCGTAAGAACCGCGTAATCAGCTTGTCTATCAAAGCGAAAGACGTTGAAGAAGAGAAGAGCGCTGTTAAAGAGTTGAAAGACAAAGCTGTTGAAGCTGCAGGTCCAACAACTATTGGTGATCTGATCAAAGCTAAACTAGAAGAAGGCAGCAACTAAGTTAGTTGTTCTTTCTTGAAAAAGCCGGCTTCTGCCGGCTTTTTTGTGCGTAGCGTTTAGCGCGGAGCGCTAAGCGCTAAGCGCTAAGAACGGATACTCTTCGAGAATCCGCGAGTTTCAAGCTTCAAGTTTCAAGTCTCAAGAAAGTTCAAAAGATTTAAAAGCCGGTCTTTGGGGGCTTACTTGTAGCT from Reinekea marina includes the following:
- the gyrA gene encoding DNA gyrase subunit A produces the protein MGELAKEILHINIEEELKQSYLDYAMSVIVGRALPDVRDGLKPVHRRVLFAMNVLNNDWNKPYKKSARVVGDVIGKYHPHGDSAVYDTIVRMAQPFSMRYTLVDGQGNFGSIDGDSAAAMRYTEIRMEKLSHSLLADLEKETVDYVENYDGTELIPEVLPTRIPNLLVNGSSGIAVGMATNIPPHNLNEVVDGALALIDNPEIDIDGLMEYIPGPDFPTGAYINGRKGIVEAYRTGRGRIYMRAKADVVVDEKSGRESIIVHEIPYQVNKARLVEKIAELVKEKKIEGIAELRDESDKDGLRIAIDLKRGESGDVLLNNLYAQTQLETVFGINTVALVDGQPKVLNLKQLLEAFVRHRREVVTRRTIFDLRKARQRGHILEGLAISLANIDEMIELIRTSATGAEAKERMLARSWALGDVSAMLERAGADVCRPEELEEQYGVRDERYHLSPEQAQQILDMRLQKLTGLEHDKLIGEYKAIIDDIGEYLRILNSYERLMEIIREELEQVKADFGDERKTEILTSRLDLSMEDLITEEDMVVTISHAGYAKTQRLTEYEAQKRGGKGRSASALKDEDFIEHLLVTSTHATILCFSNFGKVYWLRVFEIPQASRAAKGRPMVNLLPLDAEERVTAILPIREYDADHFIFMATASGTVKKTSLDAFSRPRSSGLIALSLDEGDHLVGVALTDGEREVMLLSDAGKVVRFKEENVRAMGRTARGVRGISLEKDQQVISLIVPEENGTVLTASMRGYGKRTSVEEFPTKGRGTKGVIAMVTSERNGALVGAKQVFDGDEVMLISNKGTLVRTGVDQISVLGRNTQGVRLIRVAEDEALVSIERIEEPEEIETLVSDGDSGEAADAAPSQEGSDEPSDSDES
- the pheA gene encoding prephenate dehydratase, which encodes MSDKPESLTQADESALMQLREEIDRLDTEILALISKRANCAMKVAEVKMKASGNAGAVFYRPEREAQVLTSVMDRNPGPLGNEDMAKLFREIMSACLALEKPMEVAYLGPEGTFTQQAALKHFGQWVKTKPMPAIDEVFREVEAGACNYGVVPVENSSEGIVNHTLDTFITSNIKICGEVELRIHHHLLAGPNTKHDKISRIYSHQQSLAQCRKWLDAHMPHAERIAVSSNAEAAKRVQGEWNSAAIAGELAASLYDLEIVESKIEDSPDNSTRFLIIGTEQVGPSSEDKTSLVVSMRNEPGALYHLLKPFNEFGVDMTRLETRPSMTGNWTYVFFIDFAGHCEDESAIKVINAIRETAVDVKVLGSYPKGVL
- a CDS encoding prephenate dehydrogenase/arogenate dehydrogenase family protein, which produces MSTSKPSVLIIGLGLIGASFGKALKATESARVLGADQQVEVPKIALDSGVIDEVVDQFSNLEQVDVIVLAVPVKAIGAVLKQIKHLIPRAKVLTDVGSVKGAVVKQVEAELGAIPSCFVPGHPIAGAEKSGVKAANPHLFEKHLHILTPLEQSSADAIALISKLWTAVGADVVTMPVDRHDEVLAATSHLPHLLAFSLVDTLARESDNREIFRYAAGGFRDFTRIAASDPTMWHDVFLTNQDATLKILRKFQSDLALLEQAIESSDGDVLKTVFHRSKSARDYFTQVLEQRENGVAFSAITDYTP
- the cmk gene encoding (d)CMP kinase, whose product is MQVDAPVITLDGPGGAGKGTVSTLLAERLGWHFLDSGALYRLTALAAMNHGIEMTNEAGLAVVAEHLDVTFVQQDGETVIMLENDNVTEAIRTEEVGTNASKVAAFSRVRDALLKRQRAFAVQPGLVADGRDMGTVVFTKAGLKIFMTATSHERARRRVAQLTAKGIEADFDQVKADIEERDERDMNRKTAPLVAASDAIELDTTEMSIEAVVRFIEQEAKNRGLAD
- the rpsA gene encoding 30S ribosomal protein S1 → MTESFADLFEESLLTIEMEPGSIVTGVVVDIDSDWVTVHAGLKSEGVIPRVQFLNEAGEIEVALGDEVKVALEAVEDGFGDTKLSREKAKRAEAWSELEEAYEAKEVVTGIINGKVKGGFTVDVKSVRAFLPGSLVDIRPVRDTLHLEGKELEFKVIKLDQRRNNVVVSRRAVLEASNSAEREELLENLQEGQEVKGIVKNLTDYGAFVDLGGVDGLLHITDMAWKRIKHPSEIVQVGDEIDVKVLKFDRERNRVSLGLKQLGEDPWVEIKARYPEDAVVTARVTNLTDYGCFAELEEGVEGLVHVSEMDWTNKNIHPSKVVQVGDEIEVMVLDIDEERRRISLGIKQTVVNPWEDFGNRFNKNDKVSGKIKSITDFGIFIGLEGGIDGLVHLSDISWNESGEEAVRKYKKGEELETTILSIDPERERISLGIKQLDMDPFAAYAAENDKGTIVKGIVKEVSAKAAIITLEEDIEGTLKASEISRDKVEDASNVLNEGDEVEAKIVSIDRKNRVISLSIKAKDVEEEKSAVKELKDKAVEAAGPTTIGDLIKAKLEEGSN